From Phragmites australis chromosome 5, lpPhrAust1.1, whole genome shotgun sequence, a single genomic window includes:
- the LOC133919537 gene encoding BOI-related E3 ubiquitin-protein ligase 1-like yields the protein MAVQAQYPSNLLLHDRGEPERKEMDMPRPPQLAGVSPAALYFSSVGASGNRRKRPREVMAPPPAKEEYVNLFTLQPRQSTSFANMARFQNQNRVSSSPSPSPSAAALVSTGLRLAFNEQQQQESKQMNALCYSSSPSLFASVSDELAEQVKQHDEEIDRFIREQGEQLRRAMADRLRRHNRAILVQADQSAARRLREKAEEAEREARRGAELEERLARLRGEAAAWQAKALSEQAAAVTLHAQLQQTAAAARASVEELADGDAGPAESSSSAYVDPHRTGSSDRACLNCRLRPASVVLLPCRHLSLCGECFAAGDSDAAMACPVCFCVRTGSVEAILC from the exons ATGGCAGTACAGGCGCAGTACCCATCCAATCTCCTCCTCCACGACAG AGGTGAGccggagaggaaggagatggaCATGCCCAGGCCGCCGCAGCTCGCCGGAGTATCGCCGGCGGCTCTCTACTTCTCCAGCGTTGGAG CGAGTGGGAATCGGAGGAAGCGACCGAGGGAGGtcatggcgccgccgccggccaagGAGGAGTACGTCAACCTCTTCACGCTCCAGCCACGGCAGTCGACGTCGTTTGCCAACATGGCGCGCTTCCAGAACCAGAACAGGGTCTCgtcgtccccgtccccgtccccgtccgcGGCTGCACTCGTGTCTACTGGCCTCCGCCTGGCATTCAACGAGcagcagcaacaggagagcAAACAGATGAATGCCTTGTGCTACTCGTCGTCACCGTCGCTGTTCGCCTCCGTCTCCGACGAGcttgccgagcaggtgaagcagcatgatgaggagatcgaccgATTCATCCGTGaacag GGCGAGCAGCTCAGGCGGGCAATGGCCGATCGGCTGCGGCGCCACAACCGCGCGATTCTGGTCCAGGCCGACCAGTCCGCCGCGCGCCGGCTCCGggagaaggcggaggaggcggagcgCGAGGCGAGGCGCGGCGCGGAGCTGGAGGAGCGGCTCGCGCGCCTCcgcggcgaggcggcggcgtggCAGGCGAAGGCCCTCTCCGAGCAGGCCGCCGCGGTCACCCTGCACGCCCAGCTCCAGCAaaccgccgccgcggcgcgggCATCTGTCGAGGAGCTCGCAGACGGCGATGCGGGCCCGGCGGAATCCTCGTCGTCGGCGTACGTGGACCCTCACCGCACCGGATCGTCGGACCGCGCTTGCCTCAACTGCCGCCTCAGGCCGGCCAGCGTGGTGCTCCTCCCCTGCAGGCACCTCTCCCTCTGCGGCGAGTGCTTCGCCGCCGGCGACTCGGACGCCGCCATGGCGTGCCCGGTCTGCTTTTGCGTGCGGACGGGGAGCGTGGAGGCCATCCTCTGTTGA